In Mesotoga infera, a single window of DNA contains:
- the rpmJ gene encoding 50S ribosomal protein L36 — MKVRASVKKRCEHCKVIRRNGRIRVVCEKNPKHNQRQG; from the coding sequence TTGAAAGTCCGCGCTTCGGTAAAGAAGAGATGTGAACATTGCAAGGTAATAAGACGCAATGGACGAATAAGAGTTGTCTGCGAAAAAAATCCAAAGCACAACCAGCGTCAGGGTTAA
- a CDS encoding type II secretion system F family protein, whose amino-acid sequence MPDFRYEVINIKGRPEKGKLAANSKLEALQILSSRGYIVSSIKQSSSSRSSTKASLFPASQKEVSIFSRQLATMVSSGVRIREALQVLSTQVLFSRRFRKIIARVVLDIEGGMSFSESLERSGVFEPLFTNLVKAGEAGGVLDESLERVADFYEGMVELQNQVKSAMAYPLFMMVFAVGIVGMISFFILPNLISAFGGNFEPEGTMAILLKMNDILKNQWPLLLVLLFGLLIGGFFFFKSKYGNIVKENLGKLIPPVRTLRNMTAMERFTRTTAVLVASGVDLPTVLELAGEVSQSPRVMKAVTNAIVSIKGGESISASLEHQKVFPPIVVSMVATGEETGKLDEVMFKVADFYHMQVQNALKKLVSLVEPIMILFIGGFIGFLAITIYGAVFAMEQSIG is encoded by the coding sequence ATGCCCGATTTCCGCTACGAAGTAATCAACATCAAGGGAAGGCCAGAAAAAGGCAAGCTCGCTGCGAATTCCAAACTGGAGGCGCTCCAAATCCTCTCGAGCAGAGGCTATATTGTAAGTTCAATTAAGCAATCATCATCCTCTCGCAGCTCGACTAAGGCTTCGTTGTTTCCCGCCTCTCAGAAGGAAGTCAGTATCTTCTCAAGACAGTTGGCCACAATGGTTTCATCCGGTGTCAGGATAAGAGAAGCACTTCAGGTCCTTTCGACCCAGGTCCTGTTTTCTAGAAGATTCAGGAAGATCATAGCCCGAGTAGTGTTAGACATAGAGGGCGGAATGAGTTTCAGTGAGTCTCTTGAAAGATCGGGCGTTTTTGAACCTCTCTTCACCAACCTTGTCAAGGCCGGTGAGGCAGGTGGAGTTCTTGATGAATCGCTTGAAAGAGTTGCGGACTTTTATGAGGGAATGGTTGAGCTTCAGAACCAGGTTAAATCGGCAATGGCTTATCCTCTTTTCATGATGGTTTTTGCGGTTGGAATAGTGGGGATGATTTCCTTTTTCATTCTCCCGAACTTGATCAGCGCTTTTGGAGGAAACTTTGAACCAGAGGGAACAATGGCTATTCTTCTGAAGATGAATGATATTTTGAAGAACCAGTGGCCGCTGCTTCTTGTTTTGCTTTTCGGCTTGCTGATCGGAGGATTCTTCTTCTTCAAGAGCAAATACGGTAACATCGTTAAGGAGAATCTTGGGAAACTAATTCCTCCAGTAAGAACCCTGAGAAATATGACGGCTATGGAGAGATTCACTAGAACGACGGCCGTTCTAGTGGCAAGTGGAGTTGATCTGCCAACTGTTCTGGAACTTGCAGGAGAAGTCTCGCAAAGCCCTCGGGTTATGAAAGCCGTAACTAATGCAATAGTCAGCATTAAGGGAGGCGAGAGTATCAGCGCTTCCCTTGAGCATCAGAAGGTCTTCCCGCCGATAGTCGTTAGTATGGTGGCCACGGGGGAGGAGACCGGCAAGCTGGACGAAGTCATGTTCAAAGTTGCCGACTTTTATCATATGCAGGTTCAAAATGCACTCAAGAAACTTGTTTCACTTGTTGAGCCGATAATGATATTATTTATTGGTGGGTTCATTGGTTTTCTGGCAATAACTATATACGGTGCTGTTTTTGCGATGGAGCAAAGTATTGGATGA
- a CDS encoding translation initiation factor IF-1: MSDKSDIIKMDGIVVESMPNATFKVELENGLSVLAHISGKMRKNFIRLIPGDKVVVEVSIYDLTKGRIVYRKRIDKGGETN, encoded by the coding sequence GTGTCGGATAAGAGCGATATCATTAAGATGGATGGAATAGTTGTGGAATCGATGCCCAATGCTACCTTCAAGGTCGAATTGGAGAACGGCCTCTCTGTTCTAGCTCACATCTCTGGAAAAATGCGCAAGAACTTCATCAGGTTGATCCCCGGCGATAAGGTCGTGGTAGAGGTTTCAATATATGACCTGACCAAAGGAAGAATTGTTTATCGAAAAAGGATAGACAAAGGAGGAGAAACGAATTGA
- the fsa gene encoding fructose-6-phosphate aldolase, with translation MKIFLDTANIEDIREGMKLGLVDGVTTNPTLVSRENVKFEDRVVEICETVKGPVSAEVTATDYENMISQARELASLSDYVVVKIPMTRDGMRAVKTLSGEGIKTNVTLIFNSLQATLAAKAGATYVSPFVGRLDDIASDGMGVVEEIVKIFANYGYDTEIIVASVRHPTHVLEAALMGADIVTIPFEVLLKLFGHPLTDIGIDRFTEDWKRYKKQQGQ, from the coding sequence ATGAAGATATTCCTTGATACAGCGAATATTGAAGATATCAGGGAGGGGATGAAACTTGGACTCGTTGATGGAGTCACCACTAATCCCACTCTGGTTTCAAGAGAAAATGTCAAGTTTGAAGATCGTGTTGTCGAAATCTGTGAAACAGTAAAGGGCCCGGTGTCTGCGGAAGTTACGGCGACAGATTACGAAAACATGATCTCGCAGGCGCGTGAATTGGCCTCTCTCAGCGACTACGTTGTTGTGAAGATTCCAATGACAAGAGATGGTATGCGTGCGGTCAAAACCCTGAGTGGCGAAGGAATCAAGACTAATGTTACCCTAATATTCAATTCTCTTCAGGCGACTCTTGCAGCAAAAGCTGGTGCAACCTATGTCAGCCCGTTTGTCGGAAGGCTAGACGACATTGCAAGCGATGGCATGGGCGTTGTTGAGGAGATTGTCAAAATATTTGCCAACTACGGTTACGACACGGAAATAATCGTCGCAAGCGTTAGGCATCCAACGCACGTACTTGAGGCAGCTTTGATGGGTGCAGATATCGTGACAATACCTTTTGAAGTGCTTCTTAAGCTATTTGGTCACCCGCTTACTGATATCGGCATAGACAGATTCACAGAAGACTGGAAGCGCTATAAGAAACAGCAAGGTCAGTAA
- a CDS encoding ROK family protein, translating into MAKHVIGIDLGGTETKIGIVQEDGKIIKKKMIPTKVLDGRITVVTRIGEAVRELLLESGMNSSDVIGIGVGSPGSIDHETGTVLFSPNLPDWSGFGLAEMLEKISGIKTFIENDANSFILGEWAFGEFKGSQHMLGLTLGTGVGGGVITHGMLMTGSMGYGGELGHTVVEPGGPLCGCGSHGCLESLASATAIVNMAREFSKRFPESLIFAKPEITAKAVFDSAREGDHAATIVVERATRALATAIGNYIHVFNPEHIIIGGGISKAGDLLIDGIQRKMPEYVMPSFNGTYSITLSKLVENAGIKGAASIVFYRIS; encoded by the coding sequence ATGGCCAAGCACGTGATCGGAATCGATCTGGGCGGTACCGAGACCAAGATTGGAATCGTACAAGAAGATGGAAAGATTATCAAAAAAAAGATGATTCCGACTAAGGTGCTCGATGGAAGAATCACCGTTGTGACAAGAATTGGTGAAGCAGTTAGAGAACTTCTTCTCGAATCTGGAATGAACTCATCAGACGTTATCGGTATTGGTGTCGGATCTCCGGGATCGATTGACCATGAAACCGGCACCGTATTGTTCTCGCCGAACCTTCCAGACTGGTCAGGATTCGGACTGGCTGAGATGCTGGAGAAGATTTCGGGAATCAAGACCTTCATTGAAAACGACGCAAATTCCTTTATCCTTGGGGAGTGGGCATTCGGAGAGTTCAAAGGAAGTCAACATATGTTGGGGCTAACTCTAGGAACAGGTGTCGGAGGTGGAGTAATTACTCATGGGATGCTAATGACAGGAAGCATGGGTTATGGCGGGGAACTCGGACACACCGTTGTCGAACCCGGGGGTCCGCTTTGCGGCTGCGGTTCTCATGGGTGTCTTGAATCGCTTGCGTCAGCTACGGCTATCGTGAACATGGCGAGAGAGTTTTCTAAGAGATTTCCCGAGTCATTGATTTTTGCCAAGCCCGAGATAACTGCCAAAGCTGTCTTCGACTCCGCGCGAGAAGGAGACCATGCAGCAACGATTGTTGTTGAAAGAGCGACAAGAGCTCTGGCAACTGCAATAGGCAATTACATACACGTATTCAATCCCGAACACATAATAATTGGCGGTGGAATTAGCAAGGCGGGAGACTTGCTTATTGACGGCATCCAAAGAAAGATGCCGGAGTATGTAATGCCATCTTTCAACGGAACCTACAGTATAACCTTGAGCAAACTGGTGGAGAACGCAGGAATAAAAGGAGCTGCTTCAATAGTTTTCTACAGAATAAGTTGA
- a CDS encoding DNA-directed RNA polymerase subunit alpha — MCARILGEIMLTSIMPKNLRIEEEREDENSYFTRFILSPMERGYATTIGNSLRRVLLSSIPSMAITRLKIPGKYHEYDVIDGVKEDILEIILNFKKVQLKPVLEFSDAVKLTLEKAGPGVITAGDIKTPTGVDVVNSSQYIATLNSDSVVYIELFAEIGRGFVPVSEMEIEHDVEMIYIDGIFSPVMKVNFQTENVRVGKRTDYDKLVLDVWTKKSITPSDALMRATDILMRHFEVVSSGLGQPSLGLTGATIEPEEDETIVEETEVSAEAPLAEERDSNPLAAKKVEELDLSVRSLNCLKRDKINTIGDLLDKSEADLLKIRNFGEKSILEVVKKLRDKFNIVLKKE; from the coding sequence GTGTGTGCCCGAATTCTGGGCGAAATAATGTTGACATCAATAATGCCCAAGAACTTGCGAATTGAAGAGGAAAGAGAGGATGAGAACAGCTATTTCACAAGGTTCATCCTTTCTCCTATGGAAAGAGGATACGCCACTACTATCGGAAACTCGCTTAGGAGGGTTCTTCTCTCATCGATACCGAGCATGGCGATCACCAGATTGAAAATACCTGGGAAGTACCACGAATATGATGTTATCGACGGAGTCAAGGAAGACATACTCGAAATCATTCTCAATTTTAAGAAAGTTCAACTCAAACCCGTTCTCGAGTTTTCTGACGCGGTCAAGCTGACGCTTGAAAAGGCTGGGCCAGGCGTCATCACCGCCGGTGATATCAAGACTCCTACCGGTGTGGATGTTGTAAATTCATCGCAGTATATTGCTACTCTAAACTCTGATTCAGTTGTTTACATCGAGCTTTTTGCTGAGATCGGAAGAGGATTCGTTCCCGTGTCGGAAATGGAGATAGAGCATGACGTGGAGATGATATATATCGATGGTATCTTCAGTCCTGTAATGAAAGTGAATTTCCAGACAGAGAACGTTCGTGTCGGCAAGAGAACGGACTATGACAAGTTGGTTCTTGACGTTTGGACGAAAAAGTCGATAACTCCGTCAGATGCATTGATGAGAGCGACGGACATTCTGATGAGGCACTTCGAAGTAGTATCCAGTGGTCTTGGTCAGCCGTCTCTAGGTCTTACGGGTGCGACAATAGAACCGGAGGAAGACGAGACGATTGTTGAAGAGACTGAAGTGAGCGCTGAAGCGCCATTGGCTGAAGAGCGTGATTCAAACCCCCTTGCGGCCAAGAAGGTTGAAGAGCTTGATCTTTCAGTGAGATCTCTCAACTGTCTTAAACGCGATAAAATAAACACGATAGGCGATCTTCTTGACAAAAGCGAGGCTGATCTGCTTAAGATACGGAATTTTGGAGAGAAGTCTATCCTTGAGGTCGTGAAGAAGCTGAGAGACAAGTTCAACATCGTACTCAAGAAAGAATGA
- a CDS encoding 2-C-methyl-D-erythritol 2,4-cyclodiphosphate synthase: protein MSIRVGIGYDVHPILVGNKGLFLGGVKVSDSLYLSGYSDGDALCHAIVDAVLGAVSLGNIGIEFPEVDLNRDRRSLEFLFEVSEAIRGRWQLLNVDTVVVIESVRLAGFVRSMTENIAQALGVGSENVNIKPKSGNGSSPDFVHAHAVCLLREVE from the coding sequence ATGAGTATCAGGGTAGGAATCGGTTATGATGTTCATCCGATTCTCGTGGGGAACAAAGGATTGTTTCTTGGAGGTGTCAAAGTATCAGATTCTCTCTACCTTTCTGGCTACTCTGACGGAGATGCTCTTTGTCACGCAATTGTGGACGCAGTTCTAGGCGCAGTATCTTTAGGGAATATCGGCATTGAGTTTCCGGAAGTTGACTTGAATCGAGATCGAAGAAGTTTGGAGTTTCTATTTGAGGTATCAGAAGCAATAAGAGGACGATGGCAATTGCTTAATGTCGATACGGTCGTCGTCATAGAAAGCGTCAGGTTGGCTGGCTTTGTCAGATCAATGACCGAAAACATCGCCCAAGCTCTTGGGGTAGGAAGCGAGAATGTGAACATCAAACCAAAGTCGGGTAACGGCAGCAGCCCAGATTTTGTTCATGCTCATGCAGTCTGTCTTTTGAGAGAGGTGGAGTAA
- a CDS encoding 50S ribosomal protein L17, translating into MRHRVSGSKLNMPHSQRVALMRNLARELFEHGTIVTTITRAKEVRPFVESIITKAKKASILSSEIVSKGPDNAETQELKSRNLALRREINRNFNDRKLVRKICDEVAVKYRERNGGYTRIVKLGMRRGDASEMAVLQLIDNEERQNKKPEKKPEKKQEKK; encoded by the coding sequence ATGCGTCATAGAGTTAGTGGAAGCAAACTGAATATGCCCCACAGCCAGAGAGTCGCTTTGATGAGAAATCTGGCCAGGGAGCTTTTTGAACATGGAACAATTGTGACAACTATAACCAGAGCTAAGGAAGTGAGGCCTTTCGTTGAAAGCATAATAACTAAGGCAAAGAAGGCTTCGATTCTGTCCTCGGAAATTGTTTCAAAAGGTCCGGATAATGCGGAGACTCAGGAACTGAAATCAAGAAATCTTGCTTTAAGACGCGAGATTAACAGAAACTTCAATGACCGAAAACTGGTCAGGAAGATATGTGATGAAGTGGCAGTCAAGTATCGTGAAAGAAACGGCGGATACACTAGGATAGTAAAACTGGGTATGCGAAGGGGCGATGCAAGTGAAATGGCCGTTCTTCAGTTGATTGACAACGAAGAGAGGCAAAACAAGAAGCCCGAGAAGAAACCCGAAAAGAAACAAGAGAAAAAATGA
- the dnaN gene encoding DNA polymerase III subunit beta, which produces MKFVAARSEILTRLESVSGAVAPKNVKPILSGIYFSMKDESTIKLVATDLETAITTELKPKHLDGSCNFVIDARLVLEIVRNLPEGEVIFETEETNMVIRMGSARFTLPTMDPDDFPDIEPAAGGLDFTVSVSSVELMVERVIFCAARDEFMRNLNSVYWEFDDGYLRLVAADGFRMALSEERIDLNIDDHFLLTLKSMRDLQNSLKVAMSDVMKITYDGSRVQFSFDGTEIVTKVVDAEFPDYRKVLPKSFKARVVIPTETFSDAVRRASIAARLGSDSVKFEIDDEQFKIIARSPDHGESVEVIGANKEGDNIVIAFNPRFLSESAKKIDSDSVELNFVDSNSPLQMNPVDVQGYTYIIMPIRLI; this is translated from the coding sequence ATGAAATTTGTCGCAGCTCGTTCCGAAATCCTCACGAGATTAGAGTCGGTTTCTGGGGCAGTCGCTCCAAAGAATGTCAAGCCAATTCTTTCAGGCATATATTTCTCAATGAAGGATGAGTCGACAATTAAGCTTGTAGCTACCGATTTAGAGACAGCGATCACTACCGAGCTGAAACCAAAGCATTTAGATGGAAGCTGCAATTTTGTTATCGATGCTCGTCTAGTTCTTGAAATAGTAAGGAATCTGCCTGAAGGAGAAGTAATATTTGAGACGGAAGAAACTAACATGGTTATCAGAATGGGCAGCGCACGTTTCACTCTTCCAACAATGGACCCTGATGACTTCCCGGATATCGAGCCAGCAGCTGGGGGACTTGACTTCACAGTTTCCGTATCTTCTGTTGAGCTAATGGTTGAAAGGGTAATCTTCTGTGCAGCAAGGGACGAGTTCATGAGGAATCTGAACAGTGTTTATTGGGAATTTGATGACGGGTATCTTCGCCTCGTGGCTGCGGATGGTTTTAGAATGGCCCTTTCTGAGGAGAGAATCGATCTGAACATCGATGATCACTTTCTGCTGACGTTGAAGAGTATGAGGGATCTTCAAAACAGCCTTAAAGTCGCAATGTCTGATGTTATGAAAATAACTTACGATGGTTCGCGCGTGCAGTTTTCCTTTGATGGAACCGAAATAGTGACGAAAGTAGTTGATGCGGAGTTTCCTGACTATAGAAAAGTCCTTCCGAAGTCATTCAAAGCAAGAGTGGTGATTCCGACAGAGACTTTTTCCGATGCTGTTAGAAGAGCATCGATTGCCGCAAGACTTGGATCCGACTCTGTCAAGTTCGAGATAGACGATGAGCAGTTCAAGATTATTGCCAGAAGTCCGGATCACGGAGAGTCAGTAGAAGTTATTGGAGCGAACAAAGAGGGCGACAACATTGTTATAGCATTCAATCCCAGATTCCTTTCCGAATCTGCAAAGAAGATTGATTCCGACTCTGTGGAGTTGAACTTTGTTGACTCGAACAGCCCGCTCCAGATGAACCCTGTAGATGTGCAGGGATACACCTATATCATAATGCCGATTAGACTTATATGA
- a CDS encoding 30S ribosomal protein S4: protein MARYTGPVCKLCRREGFKLYLKGERCFSPRCAQVKRPVAPGQHGASTRKLTQYGMQLRSKQVVKRIYGVLERQFRRYFEAALRKSEETGSALVRILESRLDNIVFRMGFASSRRQARQLVNHGHVLVNGRRVNKPSFNLRVGDIVEIKEKSRTALPIKEAAEAAKERTAYPWVEVDYETFRGTYLRYPVTEEVEIPVDLQSIIELYSK from the coding sequence ATGGCCAGATATACAGGACCAGTTTGTAAGCTTTGTCGTCGCGAAGGGTTCAAGCTTTATCTGAAGGGTGAAAGATGCTTTTCCCCGAGATGTGCCCAAGTCAAGAGGCCTGTGGCACCGGGACAGCATGGAGCTTCGACAAGAAAGCTTACACAGTACGGAATGCAGTTAAGATCCAAGCAAGTAGTAAAAAGAATTTACGGTGTTCTTGAAAGACAGTTTAGAAGATATTTTGAAGCAGCTTTGAGAAAGAGTGAAGAGACGGGAAGCGCCCTGGTTAGGATTTTGGAATCTAGACTGGATAACATCGTTTTCAGGATGGGATTTGCTTCTAGCAGAAGACAAGCAAGACAGCTCGTTAACCACGGACATGTTCTTGTAAACGGTAGAAGGGTCAATAAGCCCTCCTTCAATCTGAGAGTCGGTGACATCGTGGAGATCAAAGAGAAGAGCCGAACTGCTCTACCGATCAAAGAAGCGGCAGAAGCTGCAAAAGAGAGAACAGCCTATCCATGGGTTGAGGTAGATTACGAGACGTTCAGAGGGACCTACCTTAGATATCCAGTAACTGAAGAAGTAGAGATTCCAGTTGATCTGCAGTCGATTATTGAGCTCTACTCCAAGTAA
- a CDS encoding endonuclease V produces MNIENIHTWTMEPIQAIDLQKRLRDRLIFEDYTGEPNLIAGVDVSFPSKEVALAVVVIIEFRSLRVIEYFYSVEKISTPYIPGLLSFREGPTILKALSKSPEVDVIFFDGHGIAHPRGVGIASHIGLFVKKPTIGIAKSLLYGKLKDCPEEKGVMSPILAPDGRLLGYAVRTRRGVKPIFVSPGNRINSESAVDLVLKTVGKYRIPEPTRQAHILTQELKGQLIL; encoded by the coding sequence ATGAACATAGAGAATATTCACACTTGGACGATGGAACCAATCCAGGCTATCGATTTGCAGAAGAGGCTTAGGGACAGGCTCATATTTGAAGATTACACCGGTGAGCCCAATCTGATCGCCGGGGTGGATGTTTCCTTCCCTTCAAAAGAGGTAGCTCTAGCCGTAGTTGTGATTATTGAATTTCGCTCGCTACGTGTAATTGAGTACTTCTACTCGGTTGAGAAAATCAGTACACCTTACATTCCAGGACTCCTATCTTTCAGAGAAGGCCCGACCATATTAAAGGCTCTTTCCAAATCGCCTGAAGTCGATGTTATCTTCTTTGATGGACATGGAATAGCTCACCCAAGGGGTGTTGGCATAGCTTCACACATTGGCCTTTTCGTGAAGAAGCCAACCATTGGAATCGCCAAAAGCCTTTTGTATGGCAAACTTAAAGACTGTCCCGAAGAGAAGGGGGTGATGAGCCCAATCCTTGCTCCCGATGGACGTTTGCTTGGATACGCCGTTCGCACAAGGAGAGGCGTAAAACCGATTTTCGTTTCGCCAGGGAATCGAATTAATTCAGAATCTGCAGTAGATCTGGTCTTAAAAACTGTAGGCAAGTACAGAATACCCGAACCTACCAGGCAGGCTCACATCCTTACTCAAGAGCTGAAGGGTCAACTTATTCTGTAG
- a CDS encoding alpha/beta hydrolase has translation MEKIVLIIVVSITLLVTGGVLLTFLLEPVEIADVAASRIRIDPIDTSRVLSSVALGNHFLPLYASPLEVIRSMLEVGEEAADVKYVAYYRLNKVDYAVLEAGQSQITVRVGEQVAPSYIVYGITEFAVLLNDTSTNSFVVVKYFRS, from the coding sequence ATGGAGAAGATTGTTCTAATAATCGTTGTTTCAATAACTTTGCTGGTTACGGGTGGGGTTCTACTGACATTTCTTCTAGAACCGGTGGAAATTGCCGATGTGGCTGCAAGCAGAATTAGGATCGATCCTATCGATACTTCCAGAGTATTGAGCAGCGTTGCTTTGGGCAATCACTTTCTTCCTCTTTATGCAAGCCCTTTGGAAGTTATAAGGTCCATGCTTGAAGTGGGCGAAGAGGCTGCCGACGTTAAGTATGTAGCTTACTATAGATTGAACAAAGTTGATTATGCGGTTCTTGAAGCAGGACAGTCACAAATCACCGTAAGGGTTGGAGAACAGGTTGCTCCCTCTTACATAGTGTACGGAATTACGGAATTTGCTGTGTTGCTTAACGACACGAGCACGAACAGCTTTGTTGTTGTGAAGTACTTTAGATCGTAA
- a CDS encoding 30S ribosomal protein S11, which translates to MAKRPAAKKRKKLSTDRGVVHIKSSFNNTIITLTDPEGNTLMWTSGGTAGYSGSKKSTPYAAQLGADRIAKEAIKLGITRVGIEVKGPGSGREAAIRTIQAAGLTVETLKDITPLPHNGCRPRRRRRV; encoded by the coding sequence ATGGCAAAGAGACCAGCAGCCAAGAAAAGGAAGAAGTTATCTACTGATAGAGGGGTTGTGCACATAAAGTCCTCTTTCAACAACACGATAATTACCCTGACTGATCCAGAAGGAAATACACTTATGTGGACGTCGGGTGGAACTGCCGGTTATTCCGGATCAAAGAAATCAACACCTTATGCGGCGCAACTGGGTGCTGACAGAATTGCAAAAGAGGCTATCAAGTTAGGAATAACCAGAGTAGGTATAGAAGTAAAGGGCCCAGGTTCGGGACGTGAAGCTGCAATCAGAACTATTCAAGCGGCGGGTCTCACTGTTGAGACGCTCAAGGATATTACGCCACTGCCTCATAACGGTTGCAGACCGAGAAGAAGAAGAAGAGTCTGA
- a CDS encoding 30S ribosomal protein S13 gives MARILGVELPNNKKTFVALTYIYGIGYTRANEILSGTEVDRDKRAKDLTDEEVSKIAKFINEHYKVEGELRTEVDRSIKRLIEIGSYRGYRHRNGLPVRGQKTHSNGRTRKGSRASKIRKKS, from the coding sequence ATGGCACGTATCCTTGGTGTTGAGCTTCCTAATAACAAGAAGACTTTCGTTGCCCTGACCTATATCTACGGTATAGGTTATACAAGAGCCAATGAAATTCTTAGTGGAACAGAAGTTGACCGCGACAAGAGAGCAAAGGACCTTACGGATGAAGAAGTTAGTAAGATAGCAAAGTTTATCAACGAGCATTACAAGGTTGAAGGTGAGCTCAGAACTGAAGTTGACAGGTCAATAAAAAGGCTAATTGAGATAGGAAGTTATAGAGGTTACAGGCATAGAAACGGGCTTCCGGTTCGCGGTCAGAAGACGCATTCCAACGGAAGGACCAGGAAGGGTTCTAGAGCCAGTAAGATTCGTAAGAAGAGCTAA
- a CDS encoding transcription termination factor Rho, whose product MNVPSNLSPRKKKTEETPGELEEKVVAEKKTTRKRTTRKKTESKRTEDSHEAVKSVSRQIAEEKDGVEISPKEDPKDSKAENSVTKETGKESIPSDVKEIPRKERDKDKDKDKDKDNIREVEIDISQLQAMPIRDVYKLARKYDVQGYTQMAKKDLIFAVLKAQTESYGYFFDQGVLEITDGGYGFLRTLDNNLLPSSNDIYVSQSQIRRFNLTSGDTVAGQVRPPKEGEKYFALLRIEAINHKAINFAAERITFQNLTPIHPEDKLITETESHIMSTRMVDLFSPIGKGQRGLIVSPPKAGKTILLKELANGIAENHPDTVRIILLIDERPEEVTDLRRSSNAHVIAAPFDMHPEKQIRVAEMTIEMAKRLVEFNYDVVILLDSITRLARAYNLYVPPSGKLLSGGVDPSALYKPKYFFGAARNIEEGGSLTIIATALVETGSKMDEVIFEEFKGTGNMELILSRQLANKRMFPSINLTLSGTRREELLLPSDILRKVWVLRRMLSSMSEEEGLRLIMDKLRGTATNEEFLDLIEMEKKSY is encoded by the coding sequence CTGAATGTACCGTCAAATTTGAGCCCAAGAAAAAAGAAAACAGAAGAAACACCTGGTGAACTTGAGGAAAAAGTGGTTGCTGAAAAAAAGACAACTAGAAAGAGAACGACTAGAAAGAAGACTGAATCGAAAAGAACCGAAGATAGTCATGAGGCCGTGAAGAGCGTTTCCAGACAGATTGCTGAGGAAAAAGATGGAGTTGAAATTTCACCTAAAGAAGACCCCAAGGACTCAAAAGCAGAGAATTCAGTGACCAAGGAGACTGGAAAGGAAAGCATCCCGAGCGATGTCAAAGAGATCCCAAGGAAGGAAAGAGATAAGGACAAAGATAAAGACAAAGACAAGGATAACATCAGGGAAGTAGAAATCGATATTTCCCAACTTCAGGCAATGCCTATAAGAGATGTTTATAAGCTTGCGAGGAAGTATGACGTGCAGGGCTATACCCAGATGGCCAAGAAGGATTTGATATTCGCCGTTCTCAAGGCTCAGACTGAATCATATGGTTACTTTTTCGATCAGGGTGTGCTGGAGATTACAGATGGGGGATATGGTTTTCTAAGAACGCTCGATAACAATCTTCTCCCAAGCTCAAATGATATTTACGTTAGCCAGTCACAGATCAGAAGATTCAATCTCACTAGCGGTGATACAGTTGCGGGGCAGGTGAGACCACCGAAAGAAGGAGAGAAGTATTTCGCGCTCCTGAGAATAGAAGCTATTAATCACAAGGCGATCAACTTCGCGGCTGAGAGGATTACTTTTCAGAACTTAACGCCTATTCACCCCGAGGATAAGCTTATTACGGAAACAGAATCGCACATTATGAGTACGAGAATGGTCGACCTCTTTTCCCCGATAGGAAAGGGACAGAGAGGTCTAATAGTCTCTCCTCCTAAGGCTGGGAAGACGATATTGCTGAAGGAACTTGCAAATGGTATCGCTGAAAACCATCCCGATACAGTGAGGATAATTCTGCTGATCGATGAAAGACCTGAAGAGGTTACCGATCTCAGGAGGAGTTCAAATGCACATGTGATCGCTGCTCCATTCGACATGCATCCCGAAAAACAAATCAGGGTTGCCGAAATGACTATTGAGATGGCCAAGCGATTAGTAGAGTTCAACTACGATGTGGTGATCCTCCTTGACAGCATTACGAGGCTGGCAAGGGCCTACAATCTCTACGTTCCGCCAAGTGGAAAGCTTCTGTCTGGAGGAGTGGACCCCTCGGCTTTATACAAGCCAAAGTACTTCTTTGGTGCGGCAAGAAATATTGAAGAAGGCGGAAGCCTAACAATCATCGCAACGGCTCTTGTTGAAACGGGAAGTAAGATGGATGAAGTAATATTCGAGGAATTCAAGGGTACTGGAAACATGGAATTGATCCTTTCGAGGCAGCTTGCCAACAAGAGAATGTTCCCTTCGATAAACCTCACCCTATCCGGTACAAGGAGAGAAGAACTTCTTCTTCCTTCCGATATTTTGCGGAAGGTTTGGGTTCTTAGAAGAATGCTGTCATCAATGTCGGAAGAAGAGGGTCTGAGACTAATCATGGACAAACTGCGTGGAACGGCTACCAATGAGGAGTTTCTGGACTTGATAGAGATGGAGAAAAAGTCGTACTAG